The sequence below is a genomic window from Cedecea neteri.
GCCGCGACGGCTTCGCAAAGTTTGCGTAGCTGGTCGGAGTCGCCGTGGTAAATCACCGCCTCAAACGGCTGCTTCAGCAGATCTTCCGGCTTGGCAAAATCAACCTGCTGCTGCACGGCTTTAGGCAACTGCTTCGCCAGGTCGCGATGCAGGCTGTCATCCGCCCACAGCGCACGGCTGCCCACGCTGGTGACCGCCGCCAGCTGCACTAGCGCATCGCGCTCATCGTCGGCGACGCAAAGGATGCGTTCACGCGGCAGCAGGGCGTAGGTGTTGCGCTCCCCGGTTGGGCCAGGCAGCACACGCAGCGTCCCGCTTTGCGCCAGCTCGCCAAACTGCTGGCAAACGGCTTTCAGCTCTTCGCGGTTGGCCGCCCACTCGCTGAGTGCCTGATGGGCAATCTGCAGATCGCTCTTCAGGGAAGCATCCACCGGGGTTTCCGCATCGTGGCGGTTGAAGGTGGTTTGCAGCGCATTTTCCGGGCGGCTCGCCAGCAGGCGGTACAGGTACAGCGGACCACCTGCTTTAGGACCGGTTCCGGACAGGCCTTCGCCGCCGAATGGCTGAACGCCAACCACGGCACCGACCATGTTGCGGTTAACATACATGTTGCCGACGTGAGCGGAGCCGGTGACCTGGGCAATCGTCTCGTCGATACGGGTATGCACGCCGAGCGTCAGGCCATAGCCTGCGGCATTGATCTGCTTAATTAGCGATTCAAGATTGTTGCGGCTGTAACGCACTACATGCAGCACCGGGCCGAACACTTCTTTCTTCATCTCGTCGAAGCTTTCCAGCTCGATAAGGGTTGGCGCGACAAACGTGCCGGACTGCCATTCGCGCGCGTCCACGCTGTTTTCACGCACGGCCTGGAACACGGTGCGGCCTTTGGCGCGCATCGCCTGGATGTGCTTTTCAATATTCTGCTGCGCTTCAGCGTCAATCACCGGCCCGATGTCGGTGGTGAGACGGCCAGGGTTACCCATGCGGCATTCCGCCATGGCACCACGCAGCATTTGCAGCGTGTGGTCAGCCACGTCTTCCTGCAGGCAGAGTACGCGCAGGGCAGAGCAGCGCTGCCCGGCGCTGTCGAAGGCGGAAGAAACCACGTCCACCACAACCTGCTCGGTTAGCGCGGAGGAGTCCACGATCATCGCGTTGAGGCCGCCGGTTTCCGCAATCAGCGGCGTTGGGCGGCCCTGAGGATCGAGGCGGTCTGCGATATTACGCTGCAGCAGAGACGCGACTTCGGTTGAGCCGGTGAACATCACGCCGCGCACGCTCGGGTCGCCCGTGAGCTGGGCCCCGACGGTTTCACCGCGGCCAGGCAATAGCTGGAGTACGCCAGCAGGCACGCCAGCTTCAAGCAGGATAGCCACGCCCTGAGCGGCAATTAGCGGGGTTTGTTCCGCAGGTTTGGCCAGGACGCTGTTCCCGGCGGCAAGTGCGGCAGCAATCTGGCCGGTAAAGATAGCCAGCGGGAAGTTCCACGGGCTGATACAGACCACCGGGCCAAGAGGACGATGCGTTTCATTATCGAAGTCGTCACGCACCTGGCCGGCGTAATAGTGCAGGAAGTCCACCGCTTCACGCACTTCGGCAATCGCGTTGCTGAAGGTTTTACCCGCTTCGCGCACGAGGATGCCGATCAGCTGCTGCATTCGGCTATCCATCATCACGGCGGCGCGTTCGAGAATAGCGGCACGCTCCTGCGGCGGGGTGGCAAACCAGATTGGCGCGTGGTTGACGGCATTCTCAAGCGCGAGGGAAACCTCTTCGCTCGTGGCTTCGCGGGTGTAACCCACAACGTCGGTTGGCTCAGCCGGGTTTTTCACCGGCGTTAATTCGCCTTCAACAACCGGCTGCTCCAGCACAGGCGTGGCCTGCCATTTCTGCGCGGCGCTGTTCAGCAGGGCGGAAGAAAGAGACGCCAGGCGATGTTCGTTGGCTAAATCAAGGCCACTGGAGTTGGTGCGTTCCGCTCCGTAAAGCGCTTTTGGCAGGGCGATTTTAGGATGCGGTAATCCTGGCTGGCCTTCTTTGGCGGCCATGGCTTCCACCGCGCTCACCGGGTCGGCAACCAGGTCGTCCAGCGGCAGGGTGGCGTCGGCAATCCGGTTGACGAAAGAGGTGTTGGCGCCGTTTTCCAGCAGGCGACGCACCAGGTAAGCCAGCAGCGTTTCGTGCGTACCCACCGGCGCATAGATACGGCAAGGACGGTTCAGTTTGCCGTCGGCAATTTTCCCTACCACCTGCTCATACAGCGGTTCGCCCATGCCGTGCAGACACTGGAACTCGTACTGGCCCGGGTAATAGTTCTGCCCGGCCAGGTTATAAATCGCGGCCAGCGTGTGGGCGTTGTGGGTCGCAAACTGTGGGTAGATCAGGTTCGGCACGGCCAGCAGTTTTTTGGCGCAGGCGAGGTAGGAGATGTCGGTGTACACCTTGCGGGTGTAGACCGGGTAACCTTCCAGGCCGTCGACCTGGGCGCGTTTGATTTCGCTGTCCCAGTAGGCGCCTTTGACCAGGCGAATCATCAGGCGGCGACGGCTGCGGGTGGCCAGATCAACCAGGTAATCAATTACAAACGGGCAGCGTTTTTGATAGGCCTGAATAACAAAGCCGATGCCGTTCCAGCCCGCCAGCTCAGGTTCAAAACAGAGTTTTTCCAGCAGATCGAGGGAGATCTCCAGGCGGTCGGCCTCTTCGGCGTCAATGTTAATGCCAACGTCATACTGGCGAGCCAGTAACGTGAGGGACTTCAGGCGTGGGTACAGCTCTTCCATCACGCGGTCGTACTGCGCACGGCTGTAACGTGGGTGCAGGGCGGAAAGCTTGATGGAAATACCCGGGCCTTCATAAATACCGCGGCCGTTGGACGCTTTACCGATGGCGTGAATCGCCTGCTGGTAGGAAACCATATAGGCCTGTGCGTCGGCGGCGGTCAGCGCAGCTTCACCCAGCATGTCGTAGGAATAACGGAAACCTTTTTCTTCCAGCTTGCGGGCGTTAGCCAGCGCTTCGGCGATGGTTTCCCCGGTCACGAACTGCTCGCCCATCAGGCGCATCGCCATGTCCACGCCTTTACGCACCAGCGGCTCACCGCTTTTGCTGATGATGCGGTTCAGGGAGCGGGAAAGACTCGCTTCGTTATGGGTGGACACCAGGCGGCCGGTAAACAGCAGGCCCCAGGTTGCAGCGTTCACGAACAGCGACGGGCTGCGGCCAATGTGCGAGTGCCAGTTGCCGTTGCTGATTTTGTCGCGGATCAGCGCGTCGCGGGTGGCTTTATCCGGGATACGCAGCAGCGCTTCGGCGAGGCACATCAGCGCCACGCCCTCCAGGGAAGACAACGAGAACTCCTGCAGCAGGCTCTGAACCATGCCCGCGCGGCCTGAAGCCGTTTTCTGGTTACGCAACTTGTCGGCCAACTGATAAGCCAGCTTCTGCGTCTGCTCGGCGATTGCCGGGGCCAGGCGCGCCTGCTCAAGGATCATCGGGACTGCGTCGGTTTCAGGGCGACGCCACGCGGCGGTAATCGCGGCCCGGCTGACGGACTGCGGCAGGATTTGCTCGGCAAAGTCGAGGAACGGCTGCGCCACTTCTTCAGGCTGCACCGGAGATTCTTCGCTCTCATTGGCCGCCCCGGCCAGCAGGGCTGGCAGCTCAGGCAACTCATCGCTGCTTTCCAGGCGCTCGAGATAATTAAAAATCGCCTGCTTAATCAGCCAGTGTGGGGTGCGGTCAATGCGCGAGGCGGCTTCTTTAATGCGGTCGCGCGTCGCTTCATCCAGTTTTACGCCCATCGTGGTGGTGCCCATACGACAGTCTCCAGGTTAAGGATTATTTGGGGTTGTGCTTTGTTAGCCAGCAATATCTATGAAGTTGCAACTTTGTGCAACCTTGTTAAATAAAAGCCGATGACGGGCTCGCAAAAAAGGTGATTTGTTACCAGTAAGATAAGAAATTCGTCTGACGGGGTAGTCAGCGGAACGCTAGATTTATTGATGAAGTTAACATTTTTAGAAGGTGCAACCGCCAAAAGTGTGAGTGAGTGCAACCTGGTGAAAAATGCTTACCTAACCCGGATGCAAACGATGTAAATGCCGTGTTAAATCATTTGTGAAAAATAAAGGGTTCCGGCAGGATGCATTCCCCATTACATCACGATAACAACACAGCGCCTCGTTCCGGCGCGAAGCAGCCCGATCAGAGAGATTGGGCGTAATAGCTATGGAGAAGTCTGAATGACAATTAGCACACCGATGCTGGTGACCTTCCTCGTTTATATCTTTGGCATGATTCTCATCGGCTTTATCGCCTGGCGTTCAACCCGCAGCTTTGACGACTATATTCTTGGTGGCCGCAGCCTCGGGAGCGTGGTGACCGCGCTGTCGGCGGGCGCCTCGGATATGAGCGGCTGGCTGTTAATGGGGCTGCCGGGCGCGATCTTTATCTCCGGTATTTCAGAAAGCTGGATCGCCATCGGCCTGACCCTGGGGGCGTGGATCAACTGGAAATTAGTGGCGGGGCGCCTGCGCGTTCACACCGAAGTAAACAACAATGCGCTGACGCTGCCGGATTACTTTACCGGGCGTTTTGAAGACTCCAGCCGCCTGCTGCGTATTATCTCGGCGCTGGTGATCCTGCTGTTCTTCACCATCTATTGTGCTTCCGGCATTGTGGCCGGGGCGCGCCTGTTTGAAAGCACCTTTGGTATGAGCTACGAAACGGCGCTGTGGGCCGGAGCGGCCGCAACCATCCTCTACACCTTCGTCGGTGGATTCCTGGCGGTGAGCTGGACGGATACCGTGCAGGCCAGCCTGATGATCTTTGCCCTGATTCTGACGCCGGTGATGGTGATCATTGCCGTCGGCGGCCTCGATGATTCCCTGATGGTGATTAAGCAGAAGAGCATCGAAAACGTCGATATGCTGAAAGGGCTGAATTTTGTGGCTATCGTTTCACTGATGGGCTGGGGCCTGGGCTACTTTGGCCAGCCGCATATTCTGGCGCGCTTTATGGCGGCGGATTCACACCACACCATAGTGAACGCACGCCGCATCAGTATGACCTGGATGATCCTCTGCCTGGCGGGTGCCTGTGCGGTGGGCTTCTTCGGGATTGCTTACTTTAACAACAACCCAGGGCAGGCCGGGGCGGTGACGCAAAACGGTGAGCGGGTGTTTATCGAGCTGGCGCAAATCCTGTTCAACCCGTGGATTGCCGGGATACTGCTCTCCGCGATTCTGGCGGCGGTGATGTCTACGCTGAGCTGCCAGCTGCTGGTGTGCTCCAGCGCGATTACCGAAGATCTGTACAAAGCGTTCCTGCGTAAAGGCGCGAGCCAGAAAGAGCTGGTGTGGGTAGGGCGTATGATGGTGCTGGTGGTGGCGCTGGTGGCGATTGCCCTTGCCGCCAACCCGGAAAACCGCGTACTGGGCCTGGTCAGCTACGCCTGGGCTGGTTTTGGCGCGGCGTTTGGCCCGGTGGTGCTGTTCTCGGTGATGTGGTCGCGCATGACCCGCAACGGGGCGCTGGTAGGGATGATTGTCGGGGCGGCAACCGTCCTGGTCTGGAAGCAGTTTGGCTGGCTGGGGCTGTACGAAATTATTCCTGGCTTCGCTTTCGCCAGCCTGGCGATTGTGGCGGTGAGCCTGCTGGGCAAAGCACCTTCAACGTCCATGCAGAAGCGTTTCGCCGACGCCGATGCGGTTTATCACACCGCGCCGCCGAGCAAGCTGCAGCCTGAGTAGCAAGTAGCAAGTAGCAAGTAGCAAGTAACAAGTAACAAGTAACAAGTAACAAGTAACATTTTACAGGGGCCGGTTAATCCGGCCCTTTTTACATCTGGTCATAAATATGTAATCCCCGTCTCTTGTTTTTCTTTTCAGCGCTAATGATAATCACAATCGTTATGGTTTACTTTTCTTTACGTCAATTGACTTGTATTCACATCTGAGGTGTCAGGCATGTTTGTTCCATTTCTCATCATGTTACGTGAAGGGCTGGAGGCAGCGCTTATCGTCAGCCTGATCGCCAGCTACCTGAAGCGTACCCAGCGCGGCCAGTGGATAGCCGTGATGTGGATTGGCGTTTTTGCCGCCGCCGCGCTTTGCCTGGGCCTGGGGATCTTCATCAATGAAACCACCGGCGAGTTCCCGCAGAAAGAGCAGGAGCTGTTTGAGGGGATCGTGGCGGTTATCGCCGTGTTTATTCTGACCTGGATGGTGTTCTGGATGCGTAAAGTGTCCCGCAACGTCAAGGTGCAGCTGGAGCAGGCGGTGGATAACGCGCTGCATAGTAAAGGCAACCACGGCTGGGCGCTGATCATGATGGTCTTTTTCGCCGTCGCGCGCGAAGGCC
It includes:
- the putA gene encoding trifunctional transcriptional regulator/proline dehydrogenase/L-glutamate gamma-semialdehyde dehydrogenase, with translation MGTTTMGVKLDEATRDRIKEAASRIDRTPHWLIKQAIFNYLERLESSDELPELPALLAGAANESEESPVQPEEVAQPFLDFAEQILPQSVSRAAITAAWRRPETDAVPMILEQARLAPAIAEQTQKLAYQLADKLRNQKTASGRAGMVQSLLQEFSLSSLEGVALMCLAEALLRIPDKATRDALIRDKISNGNWHSHIGRSPSLFVNAATWGLLFTGRLVSTHNEASLSRSLNRIISKSGEPLVRKGVDMAMRLMGEQFVTGETIAEALANARKLEEKGFRYSYDMLGEAALTAADAQAYMVSYQQAIHAIGKASNGRGIYEGPGISIKLSALHPRYSRAQYDRVMEELYPRLKSLTLLARQYDVGINIDAEEADRLEISLDLLEKLCFEPELAGWNGIGFVIQAYQKRCPFVIDYLVDLATRSRRRLMIRLVKGAYWDSEIKRAQVDGLEGYPVYTRKVYTDISYLACAKKLLAVPNLIYPQFATHNAHTLAAIYNLAGQNYYPGQYEFQCLHGMGEPLYEQVVGKIADGKLNRPCRIYAPVGTHETLLAYLVRRLLENGANTSFVNRIADATLPLDDLVADPVSAVEAMAAKEGQPGLPHPKIALPKALYGAERTNSSGLDLANEHRLASLSSALLNSAAQKWQATPVLEQPVVEGELTPVKNPAEPTDVVGYTREATSEEVSLALENAVNHAPIWFATPPQERAAILERAAVMMDSRMQQLIGILVREAGKTFSNAIAEVREAVDFLHYYAGQVRDDFDNETHRPLGPVVCISPWNFPLAIFTGQIAAALAAGNSVLAKPAEQTPLIAAQGVAILLEAGVPAGVLQLLPGRGETVGAQLTGDPSVRGVMFTGSTEVASLLQRNIADRLDPQGRPTPLIAETGGLNAMIVDSSALTEQVVVDVVSSAFDSAGQRCSALRVLCLQEDVADHTLQMLRGAMAECRMGNPGRLTTDIGPVIDAEAQQNIEKHIQAMRAKGRTVFQAVRENSVDAREWQSGTFVAPTLIELESFDEMKKEVFGPVLHVVRYSRNNLESLIKQINAAGYGLTLGVHTRIDETIAQVTGSAHVGNMYVNRNMVGAVVGVQPFGGEGLSGTGPKAGGPLYLYRLLASRPENALQTTFNRHDAETPVDASLKSDLQIAHQALSEWAANREELKAVCQQFGELAQSGTLRVLPGPTGERNTYALLPRERILCVADDERDALVQLAAVTSVGSRALWADDSLHRDLAKQLPKAVQQQVDFAKPEDLLKQPFEAVIYHGDSDQLRKLCEAVAARSGAIVSVQGFARGESNILLERLYVERSLSVNTAAAGGNASLMTIG
- the putP gene encoding sodium/proline symporter PutP, whose amino-acid sequence is MTISTPMLVTFLVYIFGMILIGFIAWRSTRSFDDYILGGRSLGSVVTALSAGASDMSGWLLMGLPGAIFISGISESWIAIGLTLGAWINWKLVAGRLRVHTEVNNNALTLPDYFTGRFEDSSRLLRIISALVILLFFTIYCASGIVAGARLFESTFGMSYETALWAGAAATILYTFVGGFLAVSWTDTVQASLMIFALILTPVMVIIAVGGLDDSLMVIKQKSIENVDMLKGLNFVAIVSLMGWGLGYFGQPHILARFMAADSHHTIVNARRISMTWMILCLAGACAVGFFGIAYFNNNPGQAGAVTQNGERVFIELAQILFNPWIAGILLSAILAAVMSTLSCQLLVCSSAITEDLYKAFLRKGASQKELVWVGRMMVLVVALVAIALAANPENRVLGLVSYAWAGFGAAFGPVVLFSVMWSRMTRNGALVGMIVGAATVLVWKQFGWLGLYEIIPGFAFASLAIVAVSLLGKAPSTSMQKRFADADAVYHTAPPSKLQPE